One genomic region from Blattabacterium cuenoti encodes:
- the folE gene encoding GTP cyclohydrolase I FolE, translating into MMEEKQKKILKKKNINYILNYSINHERSSQKQAFLMSDEEKIEKIEKHFFQIMKILGLDMTDDSLRRTPKRVAKMFIQEIFSGLNPKNTPKPSIFENKYKYNQMLIEKNITVYSTCEHHFLPIVGKAHVGYISNGKVVGLSKINRIVNFYAKRPQVQERLTIQIVESLKKMLETQDVACVIEAKHLCVNSRGIRDIDSRTVTTELVGSFKNNSEIRREFLHHIGI; encoded by the coding sequence ATGATGGAAGAAAAACAGAAAAAAATTTTAAAAAAAAAAAACATTAATTATATTTTGAATTATTCAATCAATCATGAAAGGTCTTCACAAAAACAGGCTTTTTTGATGAGTGATGAAGAAAAAATTGAAAAAATAGAAAAACATTTTTTTCAGATTATGAAAATATTAGGTTTAGATATGACTGACGATAGTTTACGACGCACTCCCAAACGTGTAGCAAAAATGTTTATTCAAGAAATATTTAGCGGTCTTAATCCAAAAAATACTCCTAAGCCTTCTATTTTTGAAAATAAATATAAGTATAATCAAATGTTGATCGAAAAAAATATAACAGTTTATTCCACTTGTGAACATCATTTTCTTCCTATTGTAGGAAAAGCTCATGTTGGTTATATTTCTAATGGAAAGGTAGTCGGCCTTTCTAAAATTAATAGAATTGTGAATTTTTATGCAAAAAGACCACAAGTTCAAGAACGTTTAACCATCCAAATTGTTGAATCTTTAAAAAAAATGTTAGAGACCCAAGATGTAGCATGTGTGATAGAAGCAAAACACTTATGTGTTAATTCTCGTGGAATTAGAGATATAGATAGTAGGACTGTAACAACCGAACTAGTAGGATCTTTTAAAAACAATTCAGAAATTCGAAGAGAATTTTTACATCACATTGGAATTTAG
- a CDS encoding potassium channel family protein codes for MKIIIIGLGNFGRSLALNLTDNGHEVFGIDQKMEKVDLLKDHIANVVCMDANNEAAYKVLPIQQADLGIVAIGENEGSSIVTTAILKKKYKNLRIVSRSLSRIHDTILEAMGISDVVHPEQDAAFRLTKQISFNYALDYFRVDNKHSIAEVFSPSSFNGQSVKSLKLTQKYSVSLITVIRDIRNPMSSKGNSTRKVIGLVTGDTILQKGDILTLFGSNKSIMNFLKDKK; via the coding sequence ATGAAGATTATAATTATTGGATTAGGAAATTTTGGAAGATCTTTGGCTCTCAATTTAACAGATAATGGACATGAAGTCTTTGGCATAGATCAGAAAATGGAAAAGGTAGATTTATTAAAGGATCATATAGCAAATGTAGTATGTATGGATGCTAATAATGAAGCAGCTTATAAAGTATTACCTATTCAACAAGCAGATTTAGGAATTGTAGCTATTGGAGAAAACGAAGGATCATCAATAGTAACTACGGCTATACTTAAAAAAAAATATAAAAATCTTAGAATAGTTAGTAGATCTTTATCAAGAATACATGATACAATATTAGAAGCTATGGGAATTAGTGATGTTGTGCATCCGGAACAGGATGCAGCTTTTAGATTAACTAAACAAATATCTTTTAATTATGCTTTAGATTATTTTAGAGTGGATAATAAACACTCTATAGCAGAAGTTTTTTCTCCATCTTCTTTTAATGGACAATCTGTTAAAAGTTTAAAACTAACGCAAAAATATTCTGTTTCTTTAATTACCGTAATACGAGACATAAGAAATCCTATGTCTTCCAAAGGAAACTCAACAAGAAAAGTTATTGGATTAGTTACAGGAGATACTATTTTACAAAAAGGGGATATATTAACTCTCTTTGGTTCTAACAAATCTATAATGAATTTTTTGAAAGATAAAAAATAG
- the atpB gene encoding F0F1 ATP synthase subunit A has product MISKNLLFLFLSFLFLLYSNTEIQNDKHQDSKNKMDIANTIFEHVSDSHEWHIAGSHNNGGIVLFLPVILWNHGLEIFSSSKLSCEKVFKGKYGYYKMFQGKIYNTNSIGRFHFDSKGIPINDKPWDFSITKNVVALLISFFLLCYLFMRMKQNYKNYQIKWSLGIFLEFLILFIRDEIVIPNIGEKKYKTYLPFLLTSFFFILFNNLMGLIPGFPNVTGNINITFVLAISTFIITNINASKSYWKHTFWMPGVPIGIRFLLAPIEFIGIFIRPLTLCIRLFANITAGHIIILSFICLIFIFKNFFIAGFSIIFGFFISMLEIMVAFLQAFIFTTLSSLLIGMAVKNYESETH; this is encoded by the coding sequence ATGATTTCAAAAAATTTGTTATTCTTGTTTTTGTCTTTTCTTTTTCTTTTGTATTCTAATACTGAAATTCAAAATGACAAACATCAGGACAGTAAAAATAAAATGGACATAGCTAATACAATTTTTGAGCATGTCAGTGATTCTCATGAATGGCACATTGCTGGTTCTCACAATAATGGCGGAATTGTTTTATTCCTGCCTGTCATTTTGTGGAATCATGGATTAGAAATTTTTTCTTCATCTAAATTATCATGTGAAAAAGTGTTTAAAGGAAAATATGGATATTATAAAATGTTTCAGGGTAAAATATATAATACTAATTCAATTGGAAGATTTCATTTCGATTCAAAAGGAATTCCAATTAATGATAAACCTTGGGATTTTTCTATTACAAAAAATGTGGTTGCTCTTTTAATTTCTTTTTTTCTGTTATGTTATCTCTTTATGCGAATGAAACAGAATTATAAAAATTATCAAATTAAATGGAGTTTAGGTATTTTTTTAGAATTTTTGATTTTGTTTATACGTGATGAAATAGTGATTCCTAATATTGGAGAAAAAAAATACAAAACTTATCTACCTTTTTTGTTAACATCTTTTTTCTTTATATTATTTAATAATTTGATGGGTCTTATTCCAGGATTTCCAAACGTTACTGGAAACATAAATATTACATTTGTTTTGGCTATAAGTACATTTATCATTACCAATATAAATGCAAGCAAAAGTTATTGGAAACATACTTTTTGGATGCCCGGAGTTCCAATAGGAATTCGATTTTTATTAGCTCCTATAGAGTTTATTGGAATTTTCATTAGACCATTAACTTTGTGTATTCGTTTGTTTGCTAATATAACTGCTGGACATATAATTATTTTAAGTTTTATTTGTCTTATTTTTATTTTTAAAAATTTTTTCATAGCCGGTTTTTCCATAATTTTCGGTTTTTTCATTTCTATGTTAGAAATTATGGTAGCCTTTTTGCAAGCTTTTATTTTTACTACTTTATCTTCTTTGCTTATAGGAATGGCTGTCAAAAATTATGAAAGTGAAACGCATTAA
- a CDS encoding uroporphyrinogen-III synthase yields MINILMTKSVDFSIFSKKYFLIQSYDFLSIKYSKLYKKPILNNQLIFTSYNGVKGFLYNFECSSFQKKIYVVGDKTFYFLKKHFPYCFFLKRNYVQDIIEEIIKTKSNQYYDWFCGNKNILNRYFNFFKEKNINRYEVYQTFLTPRKIKNLSDYHGIIFFSPSGVQSFFSKNKIQHNTKTEIFAIGKTTAKFISNFLRKKIWIPKNPSLKEIFSLVKNFYGDL; encoded by the coding sequence ATGATTAATATTCTTATGACTAAATCTGTGGATTTTTCTATTTTTTCAAAAAAATATTTTTTGATTCAATCTTATGATTTTTTGTCAATAAAGTATTCAAAATTGTATAAAAAACCTATTTTAAACAATCAGTTAATATTTACTAGTTATAATGGGGTAAAAGGTTTTTTATACAATTTTGAATGTTCTTCTTTTCAAAAAAAGATATATGTAGTGGGAGACAAAACATTTTATTTTCTTAAAAAACACTTTCCTTATTGTTTTTTTTTGAAAAGAAATTATGTACAAGATATAATAGAAGAAATTATAAAAACAAAATCTAATCAATATTATGATTGGTTTTGTGGAAATAAAAATATTTTAAATAGATACTTCAATTTTTTCAAAGAAAAAAATATCAATCGATATGAAGTTTATCAAACATTTCTAACTCCTCGTAAAATAAAAAATTTATCCGATTATCATGGAATTATTTTTTTTAGTCCTTCTGGAGTCCAATCTTTTTTCTCAAAAAATAAAATACAACATAATACAAAAACCGAAATTTTTGCTATAGGAAAAACCACGGCTAAATTCATTTCAAATTTTTTACGTAAAAAAATATGGATCCCCAAAAATCCTTCTTTAAAAGAAATTTTTTCTCTTGTAAAAAATTTTTATGGTGATTTGTAG
- the nadE gene encoding NAD(+) synthase yields the protein MKTKKIIKYIVSWLKEYVHKSKSNGLIIGISGGIDSSVTSFLASMTKFPTMILEMPILEKKKNLLSAKHAKFLTNKFSNVYYLKKDLSILFTSFCHIINKKIKRSSLALANVQSRLRMLTLYYYANMKNYLVIGTGNKVEDFGVGFFTKYGDGGVDLHPIADLTKSEIRLIASELNIDNEIQKAKPTDGLWEDQRSDEEQLGATYEELEWAMEMIKKKDYNFLKEKEHEILKKYQILNQKNKHKMILIPVCKIPSFLK from the coding sequence ATGAAAACAAAAAAGATAATCAAATATATTGTATCCTGGTTAAAAGAATATGTTCATAAATCTAAATCAAATGGTTTGATAATTGGAATATCTGGAGGAATAGATTCTTCTGTCACTTCTTTTTTAGCATCTATGACAAAATTTCCTACCATGATACTAGAAATGCCTATTTTAGAAAAAAAGAAAAATTTGTTATCAGCAAAACATGCAAAATTTTTGACTAACAAATTTTCAAACGTTTATTATCTAAAAAAAGATTTATCAATTTTATTCACTTCTTTTTGTCATATTATTAATAAAAAAATTAAAAGATCTTCTTTGGCATTAGCTAATGTTCAATCTCGTCTTCGAATGTTGACTTTATACTATTACGCTAACATGAAAAATTATCTTGTTATTGGAACTGGAAACAAGGTAGAAGATTTTGGTGTAGGTTTTTTTACTAAATATGGAGATGGAGGAGTAGATTTACATCCCATAGCCGATTTAACTAAAAGTGAAATTCGTTTGATTGCTAGTGAATTAAATATTGATAATGAAATACAAAAAGCAAAACCAACAGATGGACTTTGGGAAGATCAACGATCGGATGAAGAGCAATTAGGAGCTACTTATGAGGAGTTGGAATGGGCTATGGAAATGATTAAAAAAAAAGATTATAATTTTTTGAAAGAAAAAGAACACGAAATTTTGAAAAAATATCAAATCTTAAATCAAAAGAATAAGCACAAAATGATACTTATTCCTGTTTGCAAAATTCCTTCTTTTCTGAAATAA
- a CDS encoding trans-sulfuration enzyme family protein, with protein MKEETKLIQNILSDPLTGAISTPIYQTSTYVQESPGVHKGFDYTRTNNPTRKILERLITDLESGYASLAFSSGLASVDAVLKLLKYGDEIVAVDDIYGGTFRLLNLYKKLGLNTKFVDTTNAEKTISVISNNTKLVWLETPTNPTLKISDIEYISKKSKKKNPKVLIVVDNTFASPAIQNPLKLGADIIIHSATKYLAGHSDVLAGLITVKDPDLYEKLKYIQNATGGVLSPIDCWLTIRGCQTLYLRVQKQSKNAFQVASFLETKKGSYVDKVYYPGLSHHKNHLIAVKQQRYFGGIVSFSLQNDTIESAKKIVTSTKLFKLAESLGGTKSLICHPSTMTHKSTPLEVRINAGIQDSLIRLSLGIENVEDLIEDIDQALK; from the coding sequence ATGAAGGAAGAAACAAAGCTCATTCAAAACATTTTATCAGATCCTCTTACAGGTGCTATTTCTACACCAATATATCAAACATCAACTTATGTACAAGAATCTCCTGGAGTTCATAAAGGATTTGATTACACAAGAACAAATAATCCTACAAGAAAGATTCTGGAACGTTTAATCACTGATTTAGAATCTGGTTATGCGAGTTTAGCGTTTTCTTCAGGATTAGCATCTGTCGATGCTGTTTTAAAATTATTAAAATATGGAGATGAAATAGTAGCTGTAGATGATATTTATGGAGGTACTTTTCGTTTATTGAATTTGTATAAAAAATTAGGACTTAATACTAAGTTTGTAGATACAACTAATGCAGAAAAAACTATATCAGTTATTTCTAATAATACGAAATTGGTTTGGTTGGAAACCCCTACAAACCCTACCTTGAAAATATCTGATATAGAATATATTAGTAAAAAATCAAAAAAGAAAAATCCAAAAGTATTGATTGTAGTAGATAATACTTTTGCTTCTCCTGCTATTCAAAATCCTCTCAAGTTAGGTGCAGATATAATCATTCATAGTGCTACAAAGTATTTGGCAGGACATTCAGATGTATTAGCTGGATTAATTACAGTAAAAGATCCAGATTTATATGAAAAATTGAAATACATTCAAAATGCTACTGGAGGAGTTTTATCTCCTATTGATTGTTGGTTAACAATAAGAGGTTGTCAAACTTTGTATTTACGTGTTCAAAAACAATCTAAAAATGCATTTCAAGTTGCTTCTTTTTTAGAAACTAAAAAAGGTTCCTACGTTGATAAGGTTTATTATCCTGGATTATCACATCACAAAAATCATTTAATAGCAGTAAAACAACAACGATATTTTGGAGGAATTGTTTCTTTTAGTCTTCAAAATGATACAATAGAATCAGCAAAGAAAATTGTGACATCGACTAAACTGTTTAAACTAGCAGAAAGCTTAGGAGGAACAAAAAGTTTAATTTGTCATCCATCCACTATGACTCACAAATCTACTCCTTTGGAAGTTAGAATAAATGCTGGAATACAGGATTCTCTCATTCGTTTATCTCTTGGAATAGAAAACGTAGAAGATCTTATAGAAGATATAGATCAAGCCTTAAAATAA
- the hemC gene encoding hydroxymethylbilane synthase, producing the protein MKKIIRVGTRNSPLAVFQARKVQKLLKKEGYFSHLFQIKSEGDLIQNVPIHTLKNVGVFTRKLTQFMLSGKIDIAIHSLKDVPINLPKGIILSAYLKRGSFFDSLVYKGSNDFLYNPKIHALIATGSIRRGAFWKNRYPHHSLIDLRGNINTRLKKLQKNPWKGSIFAKVGLDRLGILNNFKSFNCKVLDWMIPSPGQGVIVVSTLEKNDNINCLIKKLDDQETRLSANIERQFLKTLGGGCISPIGAHAIVKNQIIYFTGILLSLDGMHKIKKTKIGTNYDMIGFQCAEEILKEGGREILEEIKKNIS; encoded by the coding sequence TTGAAAAAAATCATTAGAGTTGGCACACGAAACAGTCCTTTAGCTGTTTTTCAAGCAAGAAAAGTTCAAAAATTACTTAAGAAAGAAGGTTATTTTTCTCACTTATTTCAAATAAAATCTGAAGGAGATTTAATTCAAAATGTTCCTATTCATACATTAAAAAATGTGGGAGTTTTTACAAGAAAACTGACTCAGTTTATGCTTTCAGGGAAAATTGATATAGCTATTCACTCTTTAAAGGATGTTCCTATCAACTTACCAAAAGGGATTATATTATCTGCTTATTTAAAAAGAGGAAGTTTTTTTGATTCACTAGTATATAAAGGGTCAAATGATTTTTTATACAATCCAAAAATTCATGCACTAATAGCTACTGGAAGTATTAGAAGAGGTGCTTTTTGGAAAAATCGTTATCCACATCATAGCCTGATTGATTTAAGGGGAAATATAAATACTAGATTAAAAAAATTACAAAAAAATCCTTGGAAAGGTTCTATTTTTGCTAAAGTAGGTTTAGATCGCCTAGGGATATTAAATAATTTTAAATCTTTTAATTGTAAAGTTTTAGATTGGATGATTCCTTCTCCAGGACAAGGGGTTATTGTTGTATCTACTCTTGAAAAAAATGACAATATTAATTGTCTAATTAAAAAATTAGATGATCAAGAAACTAGATTATCTGCAAATATAGAACGTCAATTTTTAAAAACTTTAGGAGGTGGATGCATAAGTCCTATAGGAGCTCATGCCATTGTCAAAAATCAAATTATTTATTTTACTGGAATATTGCTCAGTTTAGATGGAATGCATAAAATTAAAAAAACGAAGATAGGCACTAATTATGATATGATTGGATTTCAGTGTGCTGAAGAAATTTTAAAAGAAGGAGGAAGAGAAATATTAGAAGAAATCAAAAAAAATATTTCATAA
- the tsaB gene encoding tRNA (adenosine(37)-N6)-threonylcarbamoyltransferase complex dimerization subunit type 1 TsaB produces MSLILNLETSTKNCSVSIAENGICIISVEECFEQYSHSEKLHTFIRYATEISKIRLKDLKSVCVSKGPGSYTSLRIGVSAAKGLCSSLGIPLLSVDTLTVMSQKINIKSGFLIPMIHAKSDLFYTSLFNKSKKRLSSIFRKKIHDDFFTCLTKNEKVYFIGDIDLIDQKLFYNNRFFTKVYPSAIDMSFISYIKFCGSEFDDIEKFIPFYL; encoded by the coding sequence ATGTCTTTAATTCTAAATTTAGAAACTTCTACTAAAAATTGTTCGGTAAGTATTGCTGAAAATGGAATATGTATAATTTCTGTCGAAGAGTGTTTTGAACAATATTCTCATTCAGAGAAATTACATACATTTATACGATATGCTACAGAAATTTCTAAAATCCGTCTTAAAGATTTGAAATCCGTTTGTGTCAGTAAAGGACCAGGATCGTATACTTCTTTAAGAATCGGAGTATCGGCAGCTAAAGGTTTATGCAGTTCACTAGGAATTCCTTTATTGTCTGTAGATACTTTAACTGTTATGAGTCAAAAAATAAATATAAAAAGTGGATTTTTGATTCCAATGATACATGCTAAATCTGATTTATTTTATACTTCATTATTCAATAAATCAAAAAAAAGATTAAGTTCTATTTTTAGAAAAAAAATTCATGATGATTTTTTTACATGCTTAACTAAAAATGAAAAAGTATATTTCATAGGGGATATTGATTTGATAGATCAAAAATTATTTTATAATAATAGATTTTTTACTAAAGTTTATCCTTCTGCTATCGACATGTCTTTCATTTCTTACATTAAATTTTGTGGTAGTGAATTCGATGATATTGAAAAATTTATCCCTTTTTATTTATAA
- the atpE gene encoding ATP synthase F0 subunit C: MDIDLTYSGLAALGSGLAVVGAGLGIGKIGSSAMDAIARQPEASGKIQNAMIIAAALIEGAALFGIVTTLLAVFK, encoded by the coding sequence ATGGATATAGATTTAACTTACTCTGGATTAGCAGCTTTAGGATCGGGGCTTGCAGTAGTTGGAGCAGGACTGGGAATTGGAAAAATAGGTAGTTCTGCAATGGATGCTATTGCTAGACAACCTGAAGCTTCAGGAAAAATACAGAATGCAATGATTATTGCAGCTGCACTGATTGAAGGAGCAGCCCTTTTTGGAATAGTTACTACATTGTTAGCCGTATTTAAATAA
- a CDS encoding TrkH family potassium uptake protein — MIQIRFRNLLEIATPIIFLYIIFSLGWKTFRFFNAEIIIGIVLTISILHLFVLFDQNSKKDYKSMVFLSFFILIIFLIFSFVKVFLYNKGKITDDIKISLLISLILYILIRITYFMRIVYVKIHNPAFIFIISFVFLSLLGSFLLMLPASTVKKISFIDALFTSTSAVCVTGLVVLDTAKDFTYLGKVIILILVELGGLGILTITSFFSYFFRDGFSFKEAIFVSNFLNTKTTSNVLSLAVKVVLFTLTVESIGTLLIYFSIKDKNTSDNPLFFSIFHSVSAFCNSGFSTMSQGLYSQSVRFNYLLQLIIACLLILGGIGFNILFNFFTYIWLTIKKCFYRIFKDEYFHYPAHVVTLNTQIVVITTLFLLFFGTIFYYISEYHFSLSEHSSFSGKWIASFFSSATSRTAGFHVINMSSLAPVTIFFTIFLMWIGASPASTGGGIKTSTFALALMNIISLSRGKNRLEIQRKEISSESIRLAFSIIMLSLIVIYISILILIFLDPKEDILSISFEVFSAFSTAGLSLGITSNLSNGSKLVLICLMLLGRIGVFNVMIGLLKKNKISYHYYYRYPQGNILIN, encoded by the coding sequence ATGATTCAAATTAGATTCCGAAATCTTTTAGAAATTGCTACTCCAATAATATTTCTTTATATAATTTTTTCTTTAGGATGGAAAACTTTCCGATTTTTTAATGCAGAAATTATTATAGGAATAGTATTAACTATAAGTATTTTACACCTTTTTGTTCTTTTTGATCAAAATTCAAAAAAAGATTATAAATCCATGGTCTTTTTATCTTTTTTTATATTAATAATCTTTCTTATTTTTTCTTTTGTAAAAGTATTCCTATACAATAAAGGAAAAATTACAGATGATATAAAAATATCTTTACTGATTAGTTTGATTTTATATATACTTATTCGTATTACTTATTTTATGCGAATAGTATACGTAAAAATACATAATCCTGCTTTTATATTTATTATAAGTTTTGTTTTTTTATCTTTATTAGGGTCTTTTTTGTTAATGCTTCCAGCATCTACAGTCAAAAAAATATCATTTATAGATGCTTTATTTACTTCTACCAGCGCAGTATGCGTTACAGGATTAGTTGTATTAGACACAGCAAAAGATTTTACTTATTTAGGAAAAGTGATTATACTTATTTTAGTTGAACTGGGAGGATTAGGAATTTTAACCATAACTTCTTTTTTTAGTTATTTTTTTAGAGATGGATTTTCTTTTAAAGAAGCCATTTTTGTTAGTAATTTTTTAAATACAAAAACCACAAGTAACGTTCTTAGTTTAGCAGTAAAAGTAGTTCTGTTTACTCTAACAGTAGAATCGATAGGAACTTTATTAATTTATTTTTCAATAAAGGACAAAAACACATCTGATAATCCTCTATTTTTCTCTATTTTTCATTCTGTATCTGCTTTTTGTAATAGTGGTTTCTCTACTATGAGTCAAGGACTATATTCACAATCTGTAAGATTTAATTATTTATTGCAATTAATCATAGCTTGTTTATTGATATTGGGGGGAATAGGTTTCAATATTTTATTTAATTTTTTTACATATATATGGTTAACTATAAAAAAATGTTTTTATAGAATTTTTAAAGATGAATATTTTCATTATCCTGCACATGTAGTGACTTTAAATACACAAATTGTTGTAATAACAACTCTTTTTTTACTTTTTTTTGGAACTATTTTTTACTATATTAGTGAATATCATTTTTCTCTTTCAGAACATTCTTCTTTTTCTGGAAAATGGATCGCTTCATTTTTTTCTTCTGCAACATCTAGAACTGCTGGATTTCATGTTATAAACATGAGTAGTTTAGCGCCAGTTACTATTTTTTTCACTATTTTCTTAATGTGGATAGGAGCTTCTCCAGCTTCTACTGGTGGTGGAATTAAGACAAGCACCTTTGCATTGGCTTTAATGAATATTATTTCTTTATCTAGAGGAAAAAATAGATTAGAGATACAAAGAAAAGAAATTTCTTCAGAATCTATTCGTTTAGCTTTTTCAATTATTATGTTATCATTAATTGTAATATACATAAGTATTTTAATTCTTATTTTTTTAGATCCTAAAGAAGATATTTTATCTATTTCTTTTGAAGTTTTTTCTGCTTTTTCTACAGCAGGTTTATCTTTAGGAATTACTTCTAATTTATCAAATGGAAGTAAATTAGTTTTAATATGTTTAATGTTATTAGGAAGAATAGGAGTATTCAATGTGATGATTGGATTATTAAAAAAAAATAAAATTAGTTATCATTATTATTATAGGTATCCACAAGGAAATATTCTTATTAATTGA
- the cysS gene encoding cysteine--tRNA ligase has product MENHMQKNLKIYNSLTGKKELFKPIHEKHVGIYVCGPTVYNHLHLGNCRTFISFDIVFRYLKHLGYKVRYVRNITDVGHLENEENDLEDKISKRSRLEGLEPMEIVQKYTLSFHNLLSILNVQSPSIEPTATGHIIEQIDMIKELIKKNLAYEINGSVYFNLKEYKKLYFYGILSKNKIDKLFNQKLNFSEEKRNPQDFSLWKRAHTSHIMSWNSPWGKGFPGWHIECTAMSTKYLGEIFDIHGGGIDLKFPHHECELAQAIGVYNKKYLAHYWMHTNLLTLNGKKMSKSTGNFLELKDIIHSHNKFCQKPFFPSIIRFFILQSHYRSVMNFSNQGLMNAEKGYDRIMKAVKILKDFHPKTLTKNHHIFDVFHWIQCCYKAINDDFNIPLLISHLFKATQVINFLNDIEKTHVNLLKKYMIYFVFDILGLQEKEQKAEKNPSEEKLKILIERLIKFRTEARKQKNWILSDRIRKELSQIGIPFHDEKLF; this is encoded by the coding sequence ATGGAAAATCATATGCAAAAGAATTTAAAAATATATAATTCTTTAACAGGTAAAAAAGAATTATTTAAACCTATTCATGAAAAACATGTAGGAATTTATGTTTGTGGTCCTACAGTTTATAATCACTTGCATTTGGGAAATTGTCGTACATTCATATCATTTGATATTGTTTTTCGTTACTTAAAACATTTAGGTTATAAAGTTCGTTATGTTAGAAATATTACTGATGTTGGACATTTAGAAAATGAAGAAAATGATTTAGAAGATAAAATTTCTAAAAGATCTCGCTTGGAAGGACTTGAACCTATGGAAATAGTTCAAAAATATACTCTTTCTTTTCATAATTTATTAAGCATTTTAAATGTTCAGTCTCCAAGCATAGAACCTACAGCAACGGGTCATATCATAGAACAAATAGATATGATTAAAGAATTAATTAAAAAAAATTTAGCATATGAAATAAATGGTTCTGTTTATTTCAATTTAAAAGAATATAAAAAGTTATATTTTTACGGAATTCTTAGCAAGAACAAAATCGATAAACTTTTTAATCAAAAATTAAATTTTTCAGAAGAAAAACGTAATCCACAAGATTTTTCTCTTTGGAAAAGAGCTCATACTAGTCATATTATGAGTTGGAATTCTCCATGGGGAAAAGGATTTCCTGGTTGGCATATAGAATGTACTGCTATGAGCACAAAATATTTGGGAGAAATTTTTGATATTCATGGAGGTGGTATAGATCTAAAATTTCCTCATCACGAATGTGAATTAGCACAAGCTATAGGTGTTTATAACAAAAAATATCTTGCACACTATTGGATGCATACTAATCTGTTAACTTTAAATGGAAAAAAAATGAGTAAATCCACAGGAAATTTTTTAGAATTAAAAGATATCATTCACTCCCACAATAAATTTTGTCAAAAACCTTTTTTTCCTAGTATTATCAGATTTTTCATTTTGCAATCTCATTATAGAAGCGTTATGAATTTTTCAAATCAAGGACTCATGAATGCAGAAAAAGGATATGATAGAATCATGAAAGCTGTCAAAATATTAAAAGATTTCCATCCGAAAACATTAACAAAAAATCATCACATTTTTGATGTGTTTCATTGGATTCAATGTTGTTATAAAGCTATCAATGACGATTTTAATATTCCTCTATTGATTTCTCACTTATTTAAAGCTACTCAGGTTATTAATTTTTTGAATGATATAGAAAAAACCCATGTCAATTTATTGAAAAAATATATGATTTATTTTGTTTTTGATATTCTTGGTCTTCAAGAAAAAGAACAAAAAGCAGAAAAAAATCCTTCTGAAGAAAAATTGAAAATACTTATCGAAAGATTAATCAAATTTCGAACAGAAGCAAGAAAACAAAAAAATTGGATCTTATCAGATAGGATTCGCAAAGAACTATCCCAGATAGGAATTCCATTTCATGACGAAAAATTATTTTAA
- the atpF gene encoding F0F1 ATP synthase subunit B encodes MDLVTPSVGLIVWHTIIFVILILFLSKFAWKPIMNFIDQREEKIRMSIEKADQVKNELKDIENQKEKILKETRVKRDMILKEAIQIREKIKLKAKEESLIEKKKILEESKKSIQIEREAAIYKLKNQIGDISIQIAEKILIKELNQTNQQDKLIKELTDKLLY; translated from the coding sequence ATGGATCTGGTTACACCTTCTGTTGGATTGATTGTTTGGCATACTATAATATTTGTAATCCTCATATTGTTCCTTTCTAAATTTGCTTGGAAGCCGATCATGAATTTTATTGATCAAAGAGAAGAAAAAATTAGAATGTCTATTGAAAAGGCGGATCAAGTGAAAAATGAATTGAAAGATATAGAAAATCAGAAAGAAAAAATATTAAAAGAAACTCGTGTGAAAAGAGATATGATTTTGAAAGAGGCTATTCAAATTAGAGAAAAAATCAAACTAAAAGCAAAAGAAGAAAGTTTGATAGAAAAGAAAAAGATTCTAGAAGAATCAAAAAAAAGTATTCAAATAGAAAGAGAAGCTGCTATTTATAAATTAAAAAATCAAATAGGAGACATTTCTATCCAAATAGCTGAAAAAATATTAATAAAAGAGCTAAATCAAACAAACCAACAAGATAAGTTGATTAAAGAATTAACAGATAAATTATTATATTGA